In one Columba livia isolate bColLiv1 breed racing homer chromosome 23, bColLiv1.pat.W.v2, whole genome shotgun sequence genomic region, the following are encoded:
- the MRPL10 gene encoding large ribosomal subunit protein uL10m isoform X2: MAALRSVAPWRGGWLPALQLVRRGSKAVTRHWKAMHFQRQKLMAVTEYLAPRPAVPPRCLGPRREAPQEDNGYAQLLRRQVEEVFRDNRMIAICQYNSMPDEDLVLMRHYLRKHNIEVKFVLNEIVRPVLSQSKYKNLLPLFVARNILLVSPEAKVREMLRVLKGVPQVNLLGACIDDTILSRQGVENFAKLPPLEAAQGEMVGALELLPSQTSSLLQRGSAHLTALLDQHIHRLQTGETGSTAEPSPAQSSGAH, encoded by the exons ATGGCGGCGCTGAGGAGCGTCGCGCCGTGGCGGGGGG GCTGGCTGCCCGCCCTGCAGCTCGTCCGCCGCGGCTCCAAGGCCGTGACCCGGCACTGGAAGGCCATGCACTTCCAGCGCCAGAAGCTCATGGCCGTCACCGAGTACCTGGCCCCGCGGCCGGCCGTCCCGCCGCGCTGCCTGGGCCCCAGGAGGGAAGCTCCCCAGGAG GACAACGGTTACGCGCAGCTCCTGCGGCGGCAGGTGGAGGAGGTGTTCCGGGACAATCGGATGATCGCCATCTGCCAGTACAACTCCATGCCCGACGAGGACCTGGTGCTGATGAGGCACTACCTCCGAAAGCACAACATTGAGGTCAAGTTTGTCCTGAACGAG ATTGTCAGACCCGTGCTGTCCCAGTCCAAGTACAAGAATCTCCTCCCTCTCTTCGTGGCGCGTAACATCCTGCTGGTGAGCCCCGAGGCGAAGGTGAGGGAGATGCTGCGGGTGCTGAAGGGAGTTCCGCAGGTCAACCTCCTCG gCGCCTGCATCGACGACACCATCCTGAGCAGGCAGGGTGTGGAGAATTTCGCTAAGCTGCCCCCGCTGGAAGCCGCTCAGGGCGAGATGGTGGGTGCGCTGGAGCTCCTGCCCTCCCAAAcctcctccctgctccagcgCGGCTCCGCACACCTCACGGCTCTCCTGGACCAGCACATCCACCGCCTGCAGACCGGGGAGACGGGGAGCACGGCCGAGCCCTCGCCCGCCCAGAGCTCGGGGGCTCATTGA
- the MRPL10 gene encoding large ribosomal subunit protein uL10m isoform X1, protein MRSAGPPSSHKPLRKDGGAEERRAVAGGLAARPAARPPRLQGRDPALEGHALPAPEAHGRHRVPGPAAGRPAALPGPQEGSSPGGSHPGGQQPLSLPVGPIAAPSPQDNGYAQLLRRQVEEVFRDNRMIAICQYNSMPDEDLVLMRHYLRKHNIEVKFVLNEIVRPVLSQSKYKNLLPLFVARNILLVSPEAKVREMLRVLKGVPQVNLLGACIDDTILSRQGVENFAKLPPLEAAQGEMVGALELLPSQTSSLLQRGSAHLTALLDQHIHRLQTGETGSTAEPSPAQSSGAH, encoded by the exons ATGCGCAGCGCCGGTCCGCCGTCTTCCCACAAGCCTCTGCGCAAAGATGGCGGCGCTGAGGAGCGTCGCGCCGTGGCGGGGGG GCTGGCTGCCCGCCCTGCAGCTCGTCCGCCGCGGCTCCAAGGCCGTGACCCGGCACTGGAAGGCCATGCACTTCCAGCGCCAGAAGCTCATGGCCGTCACCGAGTACCTGGCCCCGCGGCCGGCCGTCCCGCCGCGCTGCCTGGGCCCCAGGAGGGAAGCTCCCCAGGAG GGTCCCATCCGGGGGGGCAGCAGCCGTTGTCCCTCCCCGTCGGCCCCATCGCTGCTCCCTCCCCGCAGGACAACGGTTACGCGCAGCTCCTGCGGCGGCAGGTGGAGGAGGTGTTCCGGGACAATCGGATGATCGCCATCTGCCAGTACAACTCCATGCCCGACGAGGACCTGGTGCTGATGAGGCACTACCTCCGAAAGCACAACATTGAGGTCAAGTTTGTCCTGAACGAG ATTGTCAGACCCGTGCTGTCCCAGTCCAAGTACAAGAATCTCCTCCCTCTCTTCGTGGCGCGTAACATCCTGCTGGTGAGCCCCGAGGCGAAGGTGAGGGAGATGCTGCGGGTGCTGAAGGGAGTTCCGCAGGTCAACCTCCTCG gCGCCTGCATCGACGACACCATCCTGAGCAGGCAGGGTGTGGAGAATTTCGCTAAGCTGCCCCCGCTGGAAGCCGCTCAGGGCGAGATGGTGGGTGCGCTGGAGCTCCTGCCCTCCCAAAcctcctccctgctccagcgCGGCTCCGCACACCTCACGGCTCTCCTGGACCAGCACATCCACCGCCTGCAGACCGGGGAGACGGGGAGCACGGCCGAGCCCTCGCCCGCCCAGAGCTCGGGGGCTCATTGA
- the LRRC46 gene encoding leucine-rich repeat-containing protein 46 isoform X1, translating into MVPSSPGVSVPHLEVPSQSAPSPAALSPATPSAHRFLSHIASAPCPALRAVGPAQPPPDTHPTAQGRDVEPGQHPPGTAGQQETLGGLESPGLTLTNSLINTRKPPHPESRSTELPSPPTLRLDRENICAIGRLWSLREIRSLYLQRNQIEKIENLGCFPNLRFLSLAGNRIRRVENLQPLRHLRVLDLSHNQIQTLDPDKLPHSLWLLDLTGNGCTHQRGYRERVLGALPHLLQLDNQPVCEEEEEGGSSGSEDEDDKLLSEPSSPFTAEKGAQTDVGHVARSGPSIPEGDRALGWLCQVSCNSLPADFFVDLQQELDGRSWRRRREALSEHRARLEELETLRERRALLLSPGEEGGACTAAPARAQLRPQAKPGTQLPPLPAPGRRHDHGQPRAKAPEEENRTKGPRKGHLPPIPCASTALHGCD; encoded by the exons ATGGTCCCCTCCAGCCCCGGGGTCTCTGTGCCCCACCTGGAGGTCCCCTCACAGAgcgcccccagccccgcagccctgtccccagcgACCCCCTCGGCCCACAGGTTTCTGTCCCACATCGCCTCAGCACCCTGTCCCGCGCTGAGAGCGGTGGggccagcacagccacccccagACACCCACCCCACGGCCCAAGGAAGGGATGTGGAGCCAGGCCAGCACCCCCCCGGCACGGCTGGGCAGCAGGAGACCCTTGGGG GTCTTGAGTCCCCAGGGCTGACTCTCACCAACAGCCTCATCAACACGAGGAAGCCTCCGCACCCCGAGAGCCG ATCCACCGAGCTGCCGTCCCCCCCGACCCTCCGCTTGGACCGGGAGAACATCTGTGCTATCGGGAGGCTCTGGAGCCTGCGGGAGATCCGCAGCCTCTACCTGCAGCGG aaCCAAATTGAGAAGATTGAGAATCTGGGCTGTTTCCCCAACCTGCG GTTCCTCTCCCTGGCCGGCAACCGCATCCGCAGGGTGGAGAACCTGCAGCCCCTGCGACACCTGCGTGTCCTCGACTTGTCCCACAACCAGATCCAGACGCTGGACCCAG ACAAGCTGCCCCACAGCCTCTGGCTCCTCGACTTAACGGGGAATGGATGCACCCACCAGCGTGGATACAG AGAGCGGGTGCTGGGGGCCCTGCCccacctcctgcagctggaCAACCAGCCCGTCtgcgaggaagaggaggaaggaggctCCTCCGGCAGCGAGGACGAAGATGACAAATTGCTCTCTGAGCCGAGCAGCCctttcactgcagaaaaaggTGCCCAGACTGACGTAGGACACGTCGCACGCTCGGGTCCCTCCATCCCCGAGGGTGACAGGGCTCTCGGGTGGCTGTGCCAGGTCTCCTGTAACTCTCTCCCTGCAGATTTCTTTGTGgacctgcagcaggagctggacgGGCGCTCGTGGCGGCGGCGCCGGGAAGCCCTGAGCGAGCACCGGGCccggctggaggagctggagacGCTGCGGGAGCGTCGggctctgctgctgagccccGGGGAAGAGGGAGGCGCCTGCACCGCGGCCCCTGCGAGGGCTCAGCTGCGTCCCCAAGCAAAGCCGGGGACACAGCTGCCACCCCTGCCAGCACCCGGCAGGCGGCACGACCACGGGCAGCCCCGCGCCAAGGCTCCGGAGGAGGAAAATCGCACCAAAGGACCAAGAAAGGGGCATTTACCCCCGATCCCCTGCGCCAGCACGGCACTGCACGGGTGCGATTAA
- the LRRC46 gene encoding leucine-rich repeat-containing protein 46 isoform X2, with amino-acid sequence MVPSSPGVSVPHLEVPSQSAPSPAALSPATPSAHRFLSHIASAPCPALRAVGPAQPPPDTHPTAQGRDVEPGQHPPGTAGQQETLGGLESPGLTLTNSLINTRKPPHPESRSTELPSPPTLRLDRENICAIGRLWSLREIRSLYLQRNQIEKIENLGCFPNLRFLSLAGNRIRRVENLQPLRHLRVLDLSHNQIQTLDPDKLPHSLWLLDLTGNGCTHQRGYRERVLGALPHLLQLDNQPVCEEEEEGGSSGSEDEDDKLLSEPSSPFTAEKDFFVDLQQELDGRSWRRRREALSEHRARLEELETLRERRALLLSPGEEGGACTAAPARAQLRPQAKPGTQLPPLPAPGRRHDHGQPRAKAPEEENRTKGPRKGHLPPIPCASTALHGCD; translated from the exons ATGGTCCCCTCCAGCCCCGGGGTCTCTGTGCCCCACCTGGAGGTCCCCTCACAGAgcgcccccagccccgcagccctgtccccagcgACCCCCTCGGCCCACAGGTTTCTGTCCCACATCGCCTCAGCACCCTGTCCCGCGCTGAGAGCGGTGGggccagcacagccacccccagACACCCACCCCACGGCCCAAGGAAGGGATGTGGAGCCAGGCCAGCACCCCCCCGGCACGGCTGGGCAGCAGGAGACCCTTGGGG GTCTTGAGTCCCCAGGGCTGACTCTCACCAACAGCCTCATCAACACGAGGAAGCCTCCGCACCCCGAGAGCCG ATCCACCGAGCTGCCGTCCCCCCCGACCCTCCGCTTGGACCGGGAGAACATCTGTGCTATCGGGAGGCTCTGGAGCCTGCGGGAGATCCGCAGCCTCTACCTGCAGCGG aaCCAAATTGAGAAGATTGAGAATCTGGGCTGTTTCCCCAACCTGCG GTTCCTCTCCCTGGCCGGCAACCGCATCCGCAGGGTGGAGAACCTGCAGCCCCTGCGACACCTGCGTGTCCTCGACTTGTCCCACAACCAGATCCAGACGCTGGACCCAG ACAAGCTGCCCCACAGCCTCTGGCTCCTCGACTTAACGGGGAATGGATGCACCCACCAGCGTGGATACAG AGAGCGGGTGCTGGGGGCCCTGCCccacctcctgcagctggaCAACCAGCCCGTCtgcgaggaagaggaggaaggaggctCCTCCGGCAGCGAGGACGAAGATGACAAATTGCTCTCTGAGCCGAGCAGCCctttcactgcagaaaaag ATTTCTTTGTGgacctgcagcaggagctggacgGGCGCTCGTGGCGGCGGCGCCGGGAAGCCCTGAGCGAGCACCGGGCccggctggaggagctggagacGCTGCGGGAGCGTCGggctctgctgctgagccccGGGGAAGAGGGAGGCGCCTGCACCGCGGCCCCTGCGAGGGCTCAGCTGCGTCCCCAAGCAAAGCCGGGGACACAGCTGCCACCCCTGCCAGCACCCGGCAGGCGGCACGACCACGGGCAGCCCCGCGCCAAGGCTCCGGAGGAGGAAAATCGCACCAAAGGACCAAGAAAGGGGCATTTACCCCCGATCCCCTGCGCCAGCACGGCACTGCACGGGTGCGATTAA
- the SCRN2 gene encoding secernin-2 isoform X2: MGTGGSWDANPRAPLGSGPPAPHGGAGAGPRPLPLCGLRPRGAAVARTGRDGGAGPGGGGSSGRMVGQDLAPSSCDCFVALPPHTAVPAVIFGKNADRPRHEVQEVVYVPAATHHPGDKVQCTYLEIEQVERTHAVVLSRPAWLWGAEMGANEHGVCVGNEGVWTREPVGEDEALLGMDLVRLGLERGSSAREAVEVITALLERYGQGGSCKEEPVPFVYHNTFLLADRTEAWVLETAGRYWAAQQIQEGSRNISNQLSIGREITAEHAGLRQRARSQGWWSGDGEFSFAEAFSLTDQPPRMEAAKARYHAGRELLRQHAGHITAETLMAILRDKGSGICVDSEGFRTAGSMVSVLPRVPAVPCVHFLTATPDPSRSVFKPFVFAPGLKPAPQVISPTFRNDPAKQIPRFRSVVDRRHQLYQRHQAALELMERDEERGQKLLETLRELEKQGLEGMKALLGGTVTPHPEELADLFFDCVEAEMKFYT, encoded by the exons ATGGGGACGGGGGGGAGCTGGGACGCCAATCCGCGGGCTCCTTTGGGCTCCGGTCCCCCCGCGCCCCAcggcggtgccggtgccggtccCCGCCCGCTGCCGCTGTGCGGCCTCCGGCCACGGGGCGCCGCCGTCGCCCGGACGGGTCGGGACGGGGGGGCGGGaccgggcggcggcggcagcagcggcag GATGGTGGGGCAGGATCTCGCACCCTCATCCTGCGACTGCTTTGTGGCGCTGCCACCGCACACTGCCGTGCCCGCTGTCATCTTCGGCAAGAATGCCGACCGGCCGCGCCACGAGGTCCAGGAGGTCGTCTATGTCCCCGCCGCCACCCACCATCCCGGGGACAAAGTCCAG TGCACGTACCTGGAGATCGAGCAGGTGGAGAGGACGCACGCGGTGGTGCTGAGCCGCCCcgcctggctgtggggtgctgAGATGGGCGCTAACGAGCACGGCGTCTGCGTGGGCAACGAGGGCGTCTGGACCCGCGAGCCCGTGGGGGAGGACGAGGCTCTGCTGGGGATGGACCTGGTGAG GCTGGGCTTGGAGCGCGGCAGCTCTGCCCGGGAGGCCGTGGAGGTGATCACGGCATTGCTGGAGCGCTACGGCCAAGGCGGGAGCTGCAAAGAGGAGCCGGTGCCCTTTGTCTACCACAACACCTTCCTGCTGGCCGACCGCACCGAGGCCTGGGTGCTGGAGACAGCCGGGCGGTACTGGGCAGCTCAGCAGATCCAAG AGGGCAGCCGCAACATCTCCAACCAGCTGAGCATCGGGAGGGAGATCACGGCCGAGCAcgcggggctgcggcagcgcgCGCGCAGCCAGGGCTGGTGGAGCGGGGACGGCGAGTTCAGCTTCGCAGAGGCTTTTTCCCTGACCGACCAACCACCTCGCATGGAGGCTGCCAAAGCCCGCTACCACGCCGGCCGGGAGCTGCTGCGCCAGCACGCAG GTCACATCACGGCGGAGACACTCATGGCCATCCTGCGGGACAAGGGCAGCGGGATCTGCGTGGACTCGGAGGGATTCCGCACAGCGGGCAGCATGGTGTCCGTgctgccccgtgtccccgccGTGCCCTGTGTCCACTTCCTCACGGCCACCCCTGACCCCTCCAG GTCTGTCTTCAAGCCCTTCGTCTTCGCCCCCGGGCTCAAGCCAGCACCGCAGGTGATTTCTCCCACCTTCCGCAACGACCCCGCCAAGCAGATCCCGCGGTTCCGCAGCGTGGTCGATCGGCGCCACCAGCTCTACCAGCGGCATCAGGCGGCGCTGGAGCTGATGGAGAGGGACGAG GAGCGGGGCCAGAAGCTGCTGGAGACGCTGCgggagctggagaagcaggggctggaggggatGAAGGCGCTGCTGGGGGGCACGGTGACCCCCCACCCCGAGGAGCTGGCCGACCTCTTCTTCGACTGCGTGGAGGCAGAAATGAAGTTCTACACATAA
- the SCRN2 gene encoding secernin-2 isoform X1 produces the protein MVGQDLAPSSCDCFVALPPHTAVPAVIFGKNADRPRHEVQEVVYVPAATHHPGDKVQCTYLEIEQVERTHAVVLSRPAWLWGAEMGANEHGVCVGNEGVWTREPVGEDEALLGMDLVRLGLERGSSAREAVEVITALLERYGQGGSCKEEPVPFVYHNTFLLADRTEAWVLETAGRYWAAQQIQEGSRNISNQLSIGREITAEHAGLRQRARSQGWWSGDGEFSFAEAFSLTDQPPRMEAAKARYHAGRELLRQHAGHITAETLMAILRDKGSGICVDSEGFRTAGSMVSVLPRVPAVPCVHFLTATPDPSRSVFKPFVFAPGLKPAPQVISPTFRNDPAKQIPRFRSVVDRRHQLYQRHQAALELMERDEERGQKLLETLRELEKQGLEGMKALLGGTVTPHPEELADLFFDCVEAEMKFYT, from the exons ATGGTGGGGCAGGATCTCGCACCCTCATCCTGCGACTGCTTTGTGGCGCTGCCACCGCACACTGCCGTGCCCGCTGTCATCTTCGGCAAGAATGCCGACCGGCCGCGCCACGAGGTCCAGGAGGTCGTCTATGTCCCCGCCGCCACCCACCATCCCGGGGACAAAGTCCAG TGCACGTACCTGGAGATCGAGCAGGTGGAGAGGACGCACGCGGTGGTGCTGAGCCGCCCcgcctggctgtggggtgctgAGATGGGCGCTAACGAGCACGGCGTCTGCGTGGGCAACGAGGGCGTCTGGACCCGCGAGCCCGTGGGGGAGGACGAGGCTCTGCTGGGGATGGACCTGGTGAG GCTGGGCTTGGAGCGCGGCAGCTCTGCCCGGGAGGCCGTGGAGGTGATCACGGCATTGCTGGAGCGCTACGGCCAAGGCGGGAGCTGCAAAGAGGAGCCGGTGCCCTTTGTCTACCACAACACCTTCCTGCTGGCCGACCGCACCGAGGCCTGGGTGCTGGAGACAGCCGGGCGGTACTGGGCAGCTCAGCAGATCCAAG AGGGCAGCCGCAACATCTCCAACCAGCTGAGCATCGGGAGGGAGATCACGGCCGAGCAcgcggggctgcggcagcgcgCGCGCAGCCAGGGCTGGTGGAGCGGGGACGGCGAGTTCAGCTTCGCAGAGGCTTTTTCCCTGACCGACCAACCACCTCGCATGGAGGCTGCCAAAGCCCGCTACCACGCCGGCCGGGAGCTGCTGCGCCAGCACGCAG GTCACATCACGGCGGAGACACTCATGGCCATCCTGCGGGACAAGGGCAGCGGGATCTGCGTGGACTCGGAGGGATTCCGCACAGCGGGCAGCATGGTGTCCGTgctgccccgtgtccccgccGTGCCCTGTGTCCACTTCCTCACGGCCACCCCTGACCCCTCCAG GTCTGTCTTCAAGCCCTTCGTCTTCGCCCCCGGGCTCAAGCCAGCACCGCAGGTGATTTCTCCCACCTTCCGCAACGACCCCGCCAAGCAGATCCCGCGGTTCCGCAGCGTGGTCGATCGGCGCCACCAGCTCTACCAGCGGCATCAGGCGGCGCTGGAGCTGATGGAGAGGGACGAG GAGCGGGGCCAGAAGCTGCTGGAGACGCTGCgggagctggagaagcaggggctggaggggatGAAGGCGCTGCTGGGGGGCACGGTGACCCCCCACCCCGAGGAGCTGGCCGACCTCTTCTTCGACTGCGTGGAGGCAGAAATGAAGTTCTACACATAA
- the SP6 gene encoding transcription factor Sp6, with the protein MLTAVCGSLGTQPSDAPRASPAPLDLQPLQPFQPHGSTAAGAADFASPLPPPELPLAGPDATFATPGTYEPHGPPRLDLPADGPAGAYTKLLPAPPDMAHPYEPWFRPPHPGPPGEEGGVNWWDLHGGASWMELPPGQGGGLQVPGHPGLPPALGGYGGGEHQLCAPPAHLLPPPTQHLLGAEGAKALEGPPEPRGPEAEGGGRPKGARRAVPRGGGQAACRCPNCQEAERGGPCPEGVKRKHLHNCHIPGCGKAYAKTSHLKAHLRWHSGDRPFVCNWLFCGKRFTRSDELQRHLQTHTGAKKFSCPVCGRVFMRSDHLGKHMKTHDGGKDGGEPEGKGAGDPSAGKGGKREPEGGNAAPTN; encoded by the coding sequence ATGCTGACAGCGGTCTGCGGCTCCCTGGGGACCCAGCCCTCCGACGCACCCCGCGCCTCCCCGGCCCCCCTGGACCTGCAGCCGCTCCAGCCCTTCCAGCCCCACGGCAGCACCGCGGCGGGTGCCGCCGACTTCGcctccccgctgccccccccgGAGCTGCCGCTGGCGGGTCCCGACGCCACCTTCGCCACCCCCGGCACCTACGAGCCCCATGGCCCCCCGCGGTTAGACCTGCCCGCCGACGGCCCCGCTGGCGCCTACACCAAGCTGCTGCCGGCCCCCCCGGACATGGCGCATCCCTACGAGCCTTGGTTTCGGCCCCCGCATCCCGGCCCCCCCGGCGAAGAGGGAGGCGTCAACTGGTGGGACCTCCATGGCGGAGCCAGCTGGATGGAGCTGCCCCCCGGGCAGGGTGGGGGGCTGCAGGTGCCCGGGCACCCCGGGCTGCCGCCGGCCCTGGGGGGGTACGGCGGGGGGGAGCACCAGCTCTGCGCCCCCCCCGCCCACCTGctgcccccccccacccagcacctgctgggagcagagggggCGAAAGCGCTGGAGGGCCCCCCCGAGCCGCGGGGGCCGGAGGCGGAGGGCGGCGGGCGGCCCAAGGGGGCCCGTCGTGCAGttccgcggggcggggggcaggcGGCGTGTCGCTGCCCCAACTGCCAGGAGGCGGAGAGGGGGGGTCCCTGCCCCGAGGGGGTGAAGCGCAAGCACCTGCACAACTGCCACATCCCGGGCTGCGGGAAGGCGTACGCCAAGACGTCCCACCTGAAAGCCCACCTGCGCTGGCACAGCGGGGACCGGCCCTTCGTCTGCAACTGGCTGTTCTGCGGCAAGCGCTTCACCCGCTCCGACGAGCTGCAGCGGCACCTCCAGACCCACACGGGCGCCAAGAAGTTCTCCTGCCCCGTCTGCGGCCGTGTCTTCATGCGCAGCGACCACCTGGGCAAGCACATGAAGACGCACGACGGGGGCAAGGATGGCGGCGAACCCGAGGGCAAGGGCGCCGGGGACCCGTCGGCCGGCAAGGGAGGCAAGAGGGAGCCCGAGGGGGGGAACGCCGCCCCCACAAACTGA